From the Sulfurimonas sp. C5 genome, one window contains:
- a CDS encoding PDC sensor domain-containing protein has translation MVPIDIQRFSESRTKARAYFCYLFSKNIPNRLPSITEEMIIPRLLKIKADLEKCEGVYLLDSKGVQISPTFTETKTIEDDVGKIRAHRAYYYRAVREERCTITDPYPSLITGDLTVTASAPIFCENGDLKYVACLDMPLGEVLNLAQLTKMDTGFGNLFKYAYATFAFALLAVSILLFAKGIQSFFLHEITPVSFDIKHVFEATILLTLSLAIFDLSKTLIEEEILGRHKEHNISGPHKTMVRFLGSIIIALSIEALMLVFKFAITDPDKLQYAMFIVGGVGFLLISLAVYIKFTKLKIDE, from the coding sequence ATGGTACCTATAGATATCCAAAGGTTTTCAGAGAGTCGTACAAAAGCAAGAGCATACTTTTGTTATTTATTCTCTAAAAATATTCCAAATAGACTTCCTTCTATTACGGAAGAGATGATTATTCCGAGACTGTTAAAAATTAAAGCAGATCTTGAAAAATGTGAAGGTGTATACCTTTTAGACTCTAAAGGTGTGCAGATATCTCCAACATTTACCGAAACAAAAACGATCGAAGACGATGTAGGTAAAATTCGTGCGCATCGTGCATACTATTATCGTGCAGTTCGTGAAGAGAGATGTACTATTACAGATCCATATCCGTCATTGATCACTGGTGATTTAACGGTAACTGCATCAGCACCTATTTTTTGTGAAAACGGTGATCTCAAATATGTGGCATGTTTAGATATGCCGCTTGGAGAAGTATTAAATCTTGCACAACTTACGAAAATGGATACGGGTTTTGGTAACCTGTTTAAATATGCATATGCTACATTTGCATTTGCATTGTTGGCAGTATCGATTTTGCTTTTTGCTAAAGGGATTCAAAGCTTCTTTTTACATGAAATTACACCTGTTTCTTTTGATATTAAGCATGTATTTGAAGCGACAATTTTACTTACGCTCTCCTTGGCCATATTTGATCTCTCCAAAACCTTGATCGAAGAGGAGATCCTTGGGCGGCATAAGGAGCATAATATATCCGGACCGCATAAAACGATGGTACGATTTTTAGGTTCGATTATTATTGCACTCTCAATTGAAGCGTTAATGCTTGTATTTAAATTTGCGATCACCGATCCCGATAAATTGCAATATGCGATGTTTATTGTCGGAGGGGTTGGCTTTTTGCTTATAAGTTTGGCAGTTTATATAAAATTTACAAAATTAAAGATTGATGAATAA
- the waaC gene encoding lipopolysaccharide heptosyltransferase I: protein MKQEIKKIAIVRLSALGDIVNSAVVLQFIKKNYPDVQIDWITEEVFAPILQHNSEIENVYPINIKKIKKEKSFSLLKQLISYLHSLGKYDLVIDMQGLIKSAVVARLISKNTHGFDKHSIRESLASVFYKTSSYIPYEANVVKRNCFVVADALGFQITDTMLLHKHAVFPVKHKYERSKEKKNIAFVIGASWASKVYPKEEVIKVCNSLKEQVYIIWGSEKEKEDAEWICEHSEFAELAPKMSLDELVSFISHLDLLIGNDTGPTHIAWAQNIPSITLLGPTTTRMIYETPKNIGIKSPSKVNILKIDKNDFSIKEIHPEDIVQKAKDLLCNS from the coding sequence ATGAAACAAGAAATAAAAAAAATAGCAATAGTCAGACTTTCTGCCCTAGGTGATATTGTAAACAGTGCGGTCGTTCTTCAGTTTATTAAAAAAAATTATCCAGATGTTCAAATAGACTGGATCACTGAAGAGGTTTTTGCCCCTATTCTACAACACAATTCAGAGATTGAAAATGTTTATCCGATCAACATCAAAAAAATCAAAAAAGAGAAAAGTTTTTCTCTGCTGAAGCAGCTTATTTCTTATCTTCATTCTTTAGGAAAATATGATCTTGTCATAGATATGCAAGGACTGATTAAATCCGCTGTCGTAGCAAGGCTAATCTCTAAAAATACTCACGGTTTTGACAAACACTCTATTCGTGAATCATTAGCAAGTGTATTTTATAAAACATCTTCATATATCCCGTACGAAGCAAATGTTGTAAAACGTAACTGTTTTGTAGTTGCTGATGCTTTAGGTTTTCAAATCACAGATACTATGCTATTGCACAAGCATGCAGTATTTCCGGTAAAACACAAATATGAACGCTCTAAAGAGAAAAAAAATATAGCTTTTGTGATCGGAGCTTCATGGGCTTCAAAAGTTTATCCGAAAGAGGAAGTTATTAAAGTATGTAATTCCCTTAAAGAGCAGGTATATATTATCTGGGGTAGTGAAAAAGAAAAAGAAGACGCAGAGTGGATTTGTGAACACTCTGAGTTTGCCGAATTAGCACCGAAAATGTCTTTAGATGAACTAGTCTCTTTTATCTCCCACTTAGATCTGCTTATCGGAAATGATACGGGACCGACTCATATTGCCTGGGCACAAAACATCCCTTCAATTACACTGCTTGGGCCAACAACAACACGGATGATATATGAGACACCTAAAAATATTGGTATTAAATCGCCTTCAAAGGTGAATATTCTTAAAATTGATAAAAATGATTTTTCAATTAAAGAGATCCACCCTGAAGATATCGTACAAAAAGCAAAGGACCTTTTATGCAACTCATAG